A genomic region of Metopolophium dirhodum isolate CAU chromosome 1, ASM1992520v1, whole genome shotgun sequence contains the following coding sequences:
- the LOC132953706 gene encoding uncharacterized protein LOC132953706 produces MAERANNPPRNRNNRPSRGMIAAHVEKLRAMAAQLLREARRLSGDGPEDTVSGWSAERAATASFGRIRASPTAWALFERGFAEGRRSTRANTPQPEAARPRAGPPGRVPPRRTAPAYQRHDVRDGRGRFRRPAVQPQADQTDERPMVRPQAQQPVVPPPTEPPAEQQLAQQPDTPEQQLAAVERWIQAMEVTPGDPVILPAD; encoded by the coding sequence ATGGCAGAACGCGCCAATAACCCCCCACGGAACCGCAACAACCGGCCATCCCGCGGCATGATTGCCGCGCATGTGGAAAAGCTCCGGGCAATGGCCGCGCAGTTGTTGCGGGAAGCCAGGAGGCTGTCGGGCGATGGTCCGGAGGACACGGTGAGCGGTTGGTCGGCCGAACGCGCGGCTACCGCGTCGTTCGGCCGGATACGAGCAAGCCCGACTGCATGGGCCTTGTTCGAGCGGGGTTTCGCCGAGGGACGCCGGTCCACTCGAGCGAACACCCCACAGCCCGAAGCCGCCAGGCCTAGGGCAGGACCGCCCGGACGAGTGCCACCTCGCCGAACAGCGCCGGCGTACCAGCGCCACGACGTCCGGGATGGGCGTGGCCGGTTCAGGCGGCCAGCGGTTCAGCCACAAGCCGACCAGACCGACGAGCGGCCCATGGTACGGCCGCAAGCCCAGCAGCCCGTGGTGCCCCCGCCAACAGAGCCGCCAGCAGAGCAGCAGCTGGCCCAGCAGCCAGACACCCCGGAACAGCAGCTGGCCGCGGTGGAGCGGTGGATCCAGGCCATGGAGGTGACGCCCGGGGACCCAGTCATCCTCCCCGCAGACTAG